The following proteins are co-located in the Gordonia polyisoprenivorans genome:
- a CDS encoding sulfotransferase family protein, translating into MSVVYIHIGLPKTGTTHLQDRLWHNRDLALQESGLLYPGNEISDHFHAAAHLQPDRYLDWVDPAHARTWASMVGQMRPWPQTSLVSHELFATATADQARRLVADLSFADEVHVIATVRDLARQLPSVWQENVKNQRRASFDEFVTSVRAHAASPGGVAGAPAALPEEEPFWEFQDHVRILARWAEVVGAERVHVVTVPRTRGVGDGLWERFLSVLGVDPTPLTVPVPNLNTSLSAAQTEMLRQLNTRLQPDVVDWQRYERVLKEQVVAHIMSGRSDGAPHGLSPEQRAWAADRSAEMIAGLRSAGYPVVGSLDDLQVPHERDDAAAAPHADEVLAAALDTLAEMIIRSPMPVTRPAAQTRAMNLVRRARRRVLALRRTIGG; encoded by the coding sequence ATGTCCGTCGTCTACATCCACATCGGGTTGCCCAAGACCGGCACCACGCACCTGCAGGACCGGCTCTGGCACAACCGGGACCTCGCCCTGCAGGAGTCGGGTCTGCTCTACCCGGGCAACGAGATCTCCGACCACTTCCACGCCGCGGCACATCTGCAGCCGGACCGCTACCTCGACTGGGTCGATCCGGCCCATGCCCGGACCTGGGCGTCGATGGTCGGGCAGATGCGGCCGTGGCCCCAGACCTCGCTGGTTTCGCACGAATTGTTCGCCACCGCCACCGCCGATCAGGCGCGGCGCCTGGTCGCGGACCTCTCGTTCGCCGACGAGGTCCACGTCATCGCGACCGTCCGAGATCTGGCGCGTCAGTTGCCGTCGGTGTGGCAGGAGAACGTCAAGAACCAGCGGCGCGCCTCGTTCGACGAGTTCGTGACCTCGGTGCGGGCACATGCGGCGTCGCCGGGCGGCGTGGCCGGGGCGCCCGCCGCTCTGCCGGAGGAAGAGCCCTTCTGGGAATTCCAGGACCATGTGCGCATCCTGGCTCGCTGGGCGGAGGTGGTCGGCGCCGAGCGGGTCCACGTGGTGACCGTGCCGCGCACCCGTGGCGTCGGCGACGGACTGTGGGAACGGTTCCTGTCGGTGCTCGGTGTCGACCCGACGCCGTTGACCGTTCCGGTCCCGAATCTCAACACGTCACTGTCGGCGGCCCAGACCGAGATGCTGCGACAGCTCAACACCCGGTTGCAGCCCGACGTCGTGGACTGGCAGCGATACGAGCGGGTCCTCAAGGAACAGGTGGTCGCCCACATCATGTCGGGCCGGTCCGACGGGGCTCCGCACGGCTTGTCACCCGAACAGCGGGCATGGGCCGCCGATCGGTCCGCCGAGATGATCGCCGGGCTGCGATCCGCGGGCTATCCGGTCGTCGGCTCACTCGACGACCTGCAGGTACCACACGAGCGCGACGACGCCGCGGCGGCACCTCACGCCGACGAGGTCCTCGCTGCGGCGCTCGACACGCTGGCCGAGATGATCATCCGGTCGCCGATGCCGGTGACACGCCCGGCTGCGCAAACGCGTGCGATGAATCTGGTGCGTCGCGCACGCCGGCGGGTCCTGGCCCTACGGCGCACGATCGGCGGCTGA
- the rpsT gene encoding 30S ribosomal protein S20, producing the protein MANIKSQVKRNRSNEIRRQRNQSVKSSLRTAIRGFREAVDAGDKDKAGDLLVTTSRKLDKAASKGVIHANQAANKKSAMALALNKL; encoded by the coding sequence GTGGCAAACATCAAGTCCCAGGTCAAGCGCAACCGCAGCAACGAGATCCGTCGGCAGCGCAACCAGTCGGTCAAGTCCTCCCTGCGCACCGCGATCCGCGGTTTCCGTGAGGCCGTGGACGCCGGCGACAAGGACAAGGCCGGCGACCTGCTGGTGACCACCAGTCGCAAGCTCGACAAGGCCGCCAGCAAGGGCGTCATCCACGCCAACCAGGCCGCCAACAAGAAGTCGGCGATGGCGCTGGCTCTCAACAAACTCTGA
- the holA gene encoding DNA polymerase III subunit delta, with translation MGPVTERLHLLLGDDDFLTGRVIDDVVAQRSAATGTDVPVTRVRAGDVTGPELAELLSPSLFADERVVVVESAADAGKQPAALISETARELPEGVTLLVVHTGGGRAKSLAADLRKADATVHECVAPRWPSERMTFVRNEFRTLGVRVSNDVVEVIVESVGAQLRELAAACSQLVADTGGKVDEESVRLYYQGRPEVSGFEVADKAVAGDRAGALESLAWALHHGVPRVLLADALAEAVHAIARVRALGNVDASAAAELGMSPRRVKNAQAQGRAWDSESIAEAVVVVAALNGDVKGQAADADFALTDAVARVAGLRPAGRRRAG, from the coding sequence ATGGGGCCCGTGACCGAACGTCTGCATCTGCTCCTGGGGGACGACGACTTCCTCACCGGCCGTGTCATCGACGATGTGGTGGCGCAGCGGTCGGCGGCCACCGGGACCGACGTCCCGGTGACCAGGGTGCGTGCCGGTGACGTCACCGGCCCCGAACTCGCCGAATTGCTGAGCCCGTCGTTGTTCGCCGACGAGCGGGTGGTGGTCGTCGAGTCGGCCGCCGATGCCGGTAAGCAGCCGGCGGCGCTGATCTCCGAGACCGCACGGGAGTTGCCCGAGGGCGTCACGCTGCTGGTGGTACACACGGGTGGCGGCCGCGCGAAATCGCTCGCCGCCGATCTCCGCAAGGCTGACGCCACCGTGCACGAGTGTGTCGCGCCGCGGTGGCCGTCGGAGCGTATGACATTCGTCCGCAACGAGTTCCGGACGCTGGGCGTGCGGGTCTCCAACGATGTGGTGGAGGTGATCGTCGAATCCGTCGGCGCCCAGTTGCGTGAACTGGCGGCCGCGTGCAGCCAACTCGTCGCCGATACCGGTGGCAAGGTCGACGAGGAATCGGTGCGGCTGTACTACCAGGGCCGCCCGGAGGTCAGTGGCTTCGAGGTCGCCGACAAGGCGGTCGCCGGAGACCGTGCCGGTGCACTCGAGTCGCTGGCGTGGGCGTTGCACCACGGTGTCCCGCGAGTGCTGCTGGCCGACGCCCTGGCCGAGGCGGTGCATGCGATCGCCCGTGTGCGTGCGCTCGGGAACGTCGATGCCTCCGCGGCAGCCGAATTGGGGATGTCGCCGCGTCGGGTGAAGAACGCCCAGGCGCAGGGACGGGCGTGGGATTCGGAGTCGATCGCCGAGGCAGTGGTGGTCGTCGCCGCCCTCAACGGGGATGTGAAGGGGCAGGCCGCCGACGCGGACTTCGCGTTGACCGATGCGGTCGCCCGGGTCGCCGGGCTGCGACCCGCGGGTCGCCGGCGCGCGGGCTAG
- a CDS encoding ComEC/Rec2 family competence protein, which produces MRDQDLRLLSPAVAVWIITAVCLGATVQVAVMIAVSSTVVAVVVVLMWRTRRLRWEIAGPAVVCAVLAATCATAMALRLETRDRHPVHEMRGKVTMWLTLREDPVAFGPAAAGMVRARVEIDAVARRSVTSAPAELVGRMQSWAGVLPGQRVRVLVTVRPPPPGELVVARLTTSGAPTLLGRPPPHQRFAGHIRERLQRSAARALSPEASGLFPGLVLGDESALSSEVRDDFRAAGLLHLTAVSGANFAVVCGAVIFAFRLAGASPKVVVVAGALTIIGFVILVRPSPSVLRAAMMGGVGLLALLSSRRSQALPALGAAVIGGVLWWPELAREPGFVLSVVATAGLVMVAPGIRDALRAVRVPAGIAEVTAMAVAAAVTTSPMIAYLSGTLSLVTVVANVAVAPVVAVVGIVGTAAALIGAAGGTDGVPMMFSELMIRAMAPEVWWMITCADRLGSWRWAVIAIPEGWPGVMVSLTCSAVIVAVAEVLRRIDADAVRIAVLRCRRGLARWGP; this is translated from the coding sequence ATGCGTGATCAGGATCTGCGCCTGCTGTCGCCGGCGGTGGCGGTGTGGATCATCACCGCGGTATGCCTCGGCGCCACGGTGCAGGTGGCGGTGATGATCGCGGTGTCCTCGACGGTTGTCGCGGTCGTCGTCGTGCTGATGTGGCGGACACGGCGCCTGCGATGGGAGATCGCCGGCCCGGCGGTGGTGTGTGCGGTGCTCGCCGCCACGTGCGCGACGGCGATGGCGTTGCGGCTGGAAACCCGTGACCGTCATCCGGTGCACGAGATGCGTGGCAAGGTCACGATGTGGCTGACGCTGCGTGAGGATCCGGTGGCGTTCGGACCCGCCGCGGCAGGCATGGTGCGGGCCCGGGTCGAGATCGACGCCGTCGCACGGCGATCGGTGACCTCAGCTCCGGCCGAACTCGTCGGCCGGATGCAGTCGTGGGCGGGTGTGCTTCCGGGGCAACGTGTTCGCGTCCTGGTGACGGTGCGTCCGCCGCCACCGGGAGAGCTCGTCGTCGCGCGGTTGACCACGTCGGGCGCGCCGACGCTGCTGGGCCGGCCCCCACCGCACCAGCGGTTCGCCGGCCACATCCGGGAACGGTTGCAGCGCAGCGCCGCACGGGCGCTGTCGCCGGAGGCATCGGGATTGTTCCCGGGGTTGGTCCTCGGCGACGAGAGCGCGCTGTCCTCGGAGGTCCGCGACGACTTCCGGGCCGCCGGTCTGCTCCACCTGACCGCGGTCTCCGGGGCCAACTTCGCGGTGGTGTGCGGTGCGGTGATCTTCGCGTTCCGGTTGGCCGGCGCGTCACCGAAGGTGGTGGTCGTCGCCGGTGCCCTGACGATCATCGGCTTCGTCATCCTCGTGCGGCCGTCGCCGAGCGTGCTGCGCGCGGCGATGATGGGCGGGGTGGGCCTGCTGGCATTGCTGAGCTCGCGGCGTTCGCAGGCGTTGCCGGCGCTCGGCGCGGCCGTCATCGGGGGTGTGTTGTGGTGGCCGGAGCTGGCCCGAGAACCGGGATTTGTGCTGTCGGTCGTGGCCACGGCGGGCCTCGTGATGGTCGCCCCCGGTATCCGGGATGCGCTGCGGGCCGTTCGGGTGCCCGCCGGGATCGCCGAGGTGACGGCGATGGCGGTTGCCGCCGCGGTGACCACCTCCCCGATGATCGCGTACCTGTCGGGCACCCTCAGCCTGGTGACGGTGGTGGCGAATGTGGCGGTCGCGCCGGTGGTGGCCGTCGTCGGGATCGTCGGCACCGCGGCAGCGCTGATCGGGGCGGCCGGAGGGACCGATGGCGTGCCGATGATGTTCTCGGAGTTGATGATCCGCGCGATGGCACCCGAGGTGTGGTGGATGATCACGTGCGCCGATCGCCTCGGGTCGTGGCGATGGGCGGTGATCGCGATACCGGAGGGCTGGCCCGGGGTGATGGTGTCGTTGACGTGCTCGGCCGTGATCGTCGCCGTCGCGGAGGTTCTCCGGCGCATCGACGCCGACGCGGTGCGGATCGCGGTGCTCCGGTGTCGGCGGGGTCTGGCACGATGGGGCCCGTGA
- a CDS encoding ComEA family DNA-binding protein translates to MSDTSRTPRRAGVEDSHARSRRRSALDRLSGLERVSGGALAPAVEPDDVAPQRDTSENPEVDTSPTRTAVDDGWGAVALPGWLDPIATDPAPAYPNSDGAAHAGAANRRPGDGDRYPDEDLVPDPDDDIEDGLDDRPRRRFAVAPPAAIAIILVGVVACVIAGFGLFGDSGAAPAVDFGAPGGPATSSNPSDAVSAPSRASASDTGQPPVATPEVVVSVVGLVHRPGLVRLRSDARIADALAAAGGTREGADTVSLNLAQPVRDGDQILVGYAAQEGRLALRSAVVPSAGTSTAAGTAVPSGTGATAGQASTGAGASSPAAGAAGNAGGPVNLNTASESELDALPGVGPVTAQAIIDYRTRNGTFSSVEQLGEVDGIGPSRLAKLRGLVTV, encoded by the coding sequence ATGAGTGACACGTCACGAACACCGCGTCGGGCCGGCGTCGAGGACTCCCACGCCCGCTCCCGGCGTCGTTCGGCACTCGACCGACTCTCCGGGCTCGAGCGCGTGAGCGGTGGTGCGCTTGCTCCTGCTGTCGAACCCGATGATGTTGCGCCGCAACGTGATACCTCCGAGAACCCGGAGGTCGACACGTCACCGACGCGGACCGCGGTCGACGACGGGTGGGGTGCGGTGGCACTGCCGGGTTGGCTCGATCCGATCGCCACCGATCCCGCCCCGGCCTACCCGAACTCCGACGGCGCTGCTCACGCCGGTGCCGCCAACCGTCGTCCGGGTGACGGTGATCGGTATCCCGATGAGGACCTCGTCCCCGATCCCGACGACGACATCGAGGACGGACTCGACGACCGTCCGCGTCGTCGCTTCGCCGTCGCCCCGCCGGCCGCGATCGCCATCATTCTCGTCGGCGTCGTGGCATGTGTGATCGCCGGATTCGGCCTGTTCGGCGATTCCGGGGCGGCACCCGCGGTGGACTTCGGCGCACCGGGCGGGCCGGCCACGTCGTCGAACCCCTCGGATGCCGTATCCGCGCCGTCGCGCGCATCCGCCTCGGACACGGGGCAGCCGCCCGTCGCCACTCCCGAGGTGGTCGTCAGCGTCGTCGGACTGGTCCACCGGCCAGGTCTGGTCCGGCTCCGCAGCGACGCCCGGATCGCCGACGCACTCGCCGCCGCCGGTGGCACGCGGGAGGGCGCCGACACGGTGTCGTTGAATCTGGCGCAACCTGTTCGCGACGGCGACCAGATCCTCGTGGGCTACGCGGCCCAGGAGGGCAGGCTCGCATTGCGCAGCGCGGTCGTGCCCTCGGCAGGCACATCCACCGCCGCCGGCACCGCGGTACCGTCGGGGACCGGTGCCACCGCAGGACAGGCCTCGACAGGTGCGGGCGCGTCGTCCCCGGCCGCCGGCGCCGCCGGGAACGCGGGCGGTCCGGTCAATCTGAACACCGCATCGGAGTCCGAACTCGACGCACTACCCGGTGTCGGCCCGGTCACCGCGCAGGCGATCATCGACTACCGCACGCGCAACGGCACTTTCAGCTCCGTCGAGCAGCTCGGCGAGGTCGACGGCATCGGGCCGTCGCGGCTGGCCAAGCTGCGCGGACTGGTGACGGTGTGA
- a CDS encoding DegV family protein, which translates to MPVVVVTDSSARLPAAIAEYYRISVVPLHLALDGIDYREGIDDIPDDLITRSGVTTSGANPQELAAAFDAAVAASDGAGVVAVMMSRRLSGTWGAARLAAENHPGLIRVVDSRSVGLGLGFAAIAAAQAAAAGADRDRVYESAIRQASTAESLICVQSLDNLRNSGRISAAGKLLGSALSIKPILAIDDGILTLRERQRTFSRAVAKMTDTAVEFADGRAVTLGVQHCQIPDAAHDLVIAVRERLRVVTSALTVDLGPILGSHIGPGALGLTVTTHLDPIEGADQVD; encoded by the coding sequence GTGCCTGTCGTCGTCGTCACCGATTCCTCGGCCCGCCTCCCAGCTGCGATCGCCGAGTACTACCGGATCTCGGTGGTCCCGCTGCACCTCGCGCTCGACGGTATCGACTACCGCGAGGGCATCGACGACATCCCCGACGATCTGATCACCCGATCGGGTGTGACGACCTCGGGTGCCAATCCGCAGGAACTCGCCGCGGCATTCGATGCCGCGGTGGCGGCGAGCGACGGTGCCGGGGTGGTCGCGGTGATGATGTCGCGGCGCCTGTCGGGGACGTGGGGTGCCGCGCGGCTGGCCGCCGAGAACCATCCCGGGTTGATCAGGGTCGTCGACAGCCGCTCGGTGGGGCTGGGTCTGGGCTTCGCCGCGATCGCCGCCGCGCAGGCTGCGGCCGCCGGCGCCGACCGTGACCGGGTGTACGAGTCGGCGATCCGGCAGGCCTCCACCGCCGAATCACTGATCTGCGTGCAGAGTCTGGACAACCTGCGCAACAGCGGCCGGATCAGTGCGGCGGGCAAACTCCTCGGGTCGGCGTTGTCGATCAAACCCATCCTCGCCATCGACGATGGCATCCTCACCTTGCGTGAGCGGCAACGGACGTTTTCGCGGGCGGTGGCGAAGATGACCGACACGGCAGTCGAATTTGCCGACGGCCGGGCGGTGACGCTGGGCGTGCAACACTGCCAGATCCCGGACGCCGCACACGATCTCGTCATTGCCGTCCGCGAACGTCTGCGTGTGGTGACCTCTGCACTGACCGTCGACCTCGGTCCGATCCTCGGTAGTCACATCGGACCGGGCGCACTCGGCCTGACGGTGACCACCCATCTGGATCCGATCGAGGGTGCAGACCAGGTCGACTGA
- the octT gene encoding diglucosylglycerate octanoyltransferase — translation MPAAGTDGCLLVLSDSLAYYGPGGGLPADDPRIWPNRLGAHVGLSTRLFGRVGWTSRDVWWALTQDPNIWSAVPSARAVVLAIGGMDSLPSPLPTALREQIRYLRPPRLRQVVRSGYQWWQPRASRLGWPVALPPKVTVEHLDKVVDALTRLRPDLPIVVCLPPTHRSPYYGNVHSGRIPTTAAMQQWASSAGLPTVEFYSITRAHFADSAAEMNPDGIHWGFDCHRQIADAVAGVLDPILTNTEHGGRAHPE, via the coding sequence ATACCGGCCGCGGGCACCGACGGTTGCCTGCTCGTACTGTCGGACTCCCTCGCGTACTACGGTCCCGGCGGCGGCCTGCCCGCCGACGATCCGCGGATCTGGCCGAACCGTCTCGGCGCACACGTCGGCCTGTCGACGCGGCTGTTCGGCCGGGTCGGGTGGACCAGCCGTGACGTGTGGTGGGCGCTGACCCAGGATCCCAACATCTGGTCGGCGGTGCCGTCGGCGCGTGCGGTCGTGCTGGCGATCGGCGGCATGGACAGCCTGCCGTCGCCGCTGCCGACAGCCCTGCGCGAACAGATCCGGTACCTACGTCCACCGCGCCTGCGGCAGGTGGTGCGCAGCGGATACCAGTGGTGGCAGCCACGCGCGTCGCGTCTCGGCTGGCCGGTGGCGCTCCCGCCGAAAGTGACCGTCGAGCATCTGGACAAGGTGGTCGACGCGCTCACCCGACTGCGGCCCGATCTGCCCATCGTGGTGTGCCTGCCGCCGACACACCGCAGTCCCTACTACGGGAATGTCCATTCCGGTCGTATCCCGACGACGGCGGCCATGCAACAGTGGGCATCGTCGGCGGGGCTGCCGACCGTCGAGTTCTACTCGATCACCCGGGCCCACTTCGCCGACTCCGCCGCGGAGATGAACCCGGACGGGATTCACTGGGGGTTCGACTGTCACCGGCAGATCGCCGATGCGGTCGCCGGGGTCCTCGACCCGATCCTGACGAACACGGAGCACGGTGGCCGAGCGCACCCGGAGTGA
- a CDS encoding histidine phosphatase family protein, translated as MSGGPDSGDTSVERLTPIVRRLILLRHGQTGYNATSRMQGQLDTDLSELGVQQAKSAAAALADKNPMVIRSSDLRRARDTAEALALATGLTVDTDERLRETHLGQWQGLTHLEVDAQAPGARAIWRDDATWAPPGGESRTDVAARAVPVVTELVAALDDWGTGASPEAPVVLVAHGGVIAAMTAALLDLPVARWPILGGLANTSWVQLSGHAAPGESPRWRLDVWNASAEVADAAIQ; from the coding sequence GTGAGCGGCGGTCCCGACAGCGGCGACACCTCCGTCGAACGTCTCACGCCGATCGTGCGCCGGTTGATCCTGTTGCGGCACGGGCAGACCGGTTACAACGCCACCAGCCGGATGCAGGGACAGCTCGACACCGATCTCTCCGAACTCGGTGTGCAGCAGGCAAAGTCGGCTGCAGCCGCGCTGGCCGACAAGAATCCGATGGTGATCCGGTCGTCGGATCTGCGGCGCGCCCGCGACACCGCCGAGGCGTTGGCCTTGGCGACCGGACTGACGGTCGACACCGACGAGCGGCTCCGCGAAACACACCTGGGGCAGTGGCAGGGCCTGACCCATCTGGAGGTCGACGCGCAGGCACCCGGTGCCCGGGCGATCTGGCGTGATGACGCCACGTGGGCGCCGCCGGGCGGCGAGAGCCGCACCGACGTCGCCGCCCGGGCGGTACCGGTCGTCACCGAACTCGTTGCCGCACTGGATGACTGGGGGACAGGCGCATCACCTGAGGCGCCGGTCGTGCTGGTCGCGCACGGCGGGGTCATTGCCGCGATGACCGCCGCCCTGCTGGATCTGCCGGTGGCGCGGTGGCCGATTCTCGGCGGCCTGGCCAACACCAGCTGGGTGCAGTTGTCCGGGCACGCGGCACCCGGGGAGAGTCCGCGGTGGCGCCTGGACGTGTGGAACGCCTCGGCCGAGGTGGCCGACGCGGCAATCCAGTGA
- the rsfS gene encoding ribosome silencing factor → MTASAEALAMARVAALAAEDKLGHDVAVIDVSEQLVITDLFVIASADNERQVNAITDEVEDKLREAGYKPARREGTREGRWALLDYIDIVIHIQHADERAFYALESLWKDCPTVDVTGDQDPE, encoded by the coding sequence GTGACTGCATCAGCCGAGGCATTGGCGATGGCGCGAGTGGCTGCCCTGGCAGCCGAGGACAAACTCGGTCACGACGTCGCCGTCATCGACGTCTCCGAACAGTTGGTGATCACCGACCTGTTCGTCATCGCATCCGCCGACAACGAACGTCAGGTCAACGCCATCACCGACGAGGTCGAGGACAAGTTGCGCGAGGCCGGCTACAAACCGGCGCGCCGTGAGGGCACTCGTGAAGGCCGTTGGGCGCTCCTGGATTACATCGACATCGTGATCCACATCCAGCACGCCGACGAGCGCGCCTTCTATGCGCTGGAAAGCCTGTGGAAGGACTGCCCGACCGTCGACGTGACCGGCGATCAGGACCCCGAGTGA
- the nadD gene encoding nicotinate-nucleotide adenylyltransferase, with product MSTDRPQARRRIGVMGGTFDPIHNGHLVAASEVAHRFSLHEVIFVPTGRPWQKLGEDGGSETGGDDQRRSADQRRSADQRRSADQRRKDDERSKQVSPAEDRYLMTVIATASNPRFSVSRVDIDREGYTYTVDTLRDLHAILPDAELFFITGADALESILSWQNWEELFELANFIGVSRPGYELNASHLAQHLQDLPPETLQMLEIPALAISSTECRARAAQGRPVWYLVPDGVVQYIAKRRLYRPLRNNSARVSAP from the coding sequence ATGTCCACCGACCGCCCGCAGGCGCGCCGTCGCATCGGCGTGATGGGTGGCACGTTCGACCCGATCCACAACGGTCACCTGGTGGCGGCCAGCGAGGTCGCACACCGGTTCTCGCTGCACGAGGTGATCTTCGTACCCACCGGCCGGCCCTGGCAGAAACTCGGCGAGGACGGTGGATCGGAGACCGGCGGGGATGACCAGCGCCGTAGTGCCGACCAGCGCCGCAGTGCCGACCAGCGCCGCAGTGCCGATCAGCGCCGCAAGGACGACGAGCGCAGCAAACAGGTCTCACCCGCCGAGGACCGCTACCTGATGACGGTCATCGCGACCGCATCCAACCCGCGCTTCTCGGTGAGCCGCGTCGACATCGACCGCGAGGGCTACACCTACACCGTCGACACACTGCGTGATCTGCACGCGATCCTGCCCGACGCGGAACTGTTCTTCATCACCGGCGCCGATGCCCTCGAATCGATCCTCTCCTGGCAGAACTGGGAAGAACTGTTCGAACTCGCCAACTTCATCGGCGTCAGCCGGCCCGGCTACGAACTCAATGCGAGTCACCTCGCCCAGCATCTGCAGGACCTGCCGCCGGAAACACTGCAGATGCTCGAGATCCCGGCCCTGGCGATCTCCTCGACCGAGTGCCGCGCGCGCGCCGCGCAAGGGCGCCCGGTCTGGTACCTCGTTCCCGACGGCGTCGTGCAGTACATCGCCAAGCGGCGCCTCTATCGACCGCTGCGCAACAACTCCGCCCGGGTGTCGGCGCCGTGA
- a CDS encoding vWA domain-containing protein codes for MSAAPETAPFVAHLTDFVDELRRRGVVVGPSNLIDAARAVEVLDLLDRSSLREGLAATLLDNHLHRPAFDRLFDLWFPAAPGARTSTEDLPRTADGEVDVAATRDALAALLADPDSEADGRLDAMVAEIVEMLGRYESARGEAYSAYQALSSIDPQTLIARIAAAMAGGSPSDLDLGTEPMFRRAAGDRAAAVRAAIERETQRRMSARNGRERVGEYAVPNLPENINFLTAGARQQAELRRTIDPLARLLAARLEIRRRRAHRGPVDVRTTLRASMSTGGVPIELRHRKPRPGRPELIVICDVSGSVAGFSQFTLNLVYALRRQFSKVRVFAFIDTVDEVTDLFDPRNDADAGFGGDARAAMHRMISTARLITRDGHSDYGNMLRGFVDEYAETLTHRGALLILGDARTNFGFPRTELLAQLVERARHAYWLNPEAGAEWGTGDSAADDYAEIIDMFECRNARQLATVIADLLPV; via the coding sequence ATGTCGGCTGCGCCGGAAACCGCACCGTTCGTCGCACACCTCACCGACTTCGTCGACGAACTGCGCCGACGCGGGGTGGTGGTCGGGCCGTCGAACCTGATCGACGCCGCACGCGCCGTCGAGGTCCTCGACCTGCTCGACCGCAGCAGTCTGCGAGAGGGGCTCGCGGCGACGCTGCTCGACAACCACCTGCACCGGCCGGCCTTCGATCGGCTCTTCGACCTGTGGTTCCCGGCCGCGCCCGGTGCGCGCACCAGCACCGAGGATCTGCCGCGCACCGCCGACGGCGAGGTCGACGTCGCCGCCACCCGTGACGCGCTGGCCGCGCTGCTGGCCGACCCCGACTCGGAGGCCGACGGCCGTCTCGACGCGATGGTCGCCGAGATCGTCGAAATGCTGGGGCGGTACGAATCCGCCCGCGGTGAGGCGTATTCGGCCTACCAGGCGCTGTCCTCGATCGACCCGCAAACCCTGATCGCCCGGATCGCGGCGGCGATGGCCGGCGGCTCGCCATCGGATCTCGATCTGGGTACCGAACCGATGTTCCGCCGCGCCGCCGGTGATCGGGCCGCAGCGGTGCGCGCGGCGATCGAACGCGAAACCCAACGGCGGATGTCGGCGCGCAACGGTCGCGAACGCGTCGGCGAGTACGCGGTGCCCAACCTGCCGGAGAACATCAACTTCCTCACCGCGGGCGCCAGGCAACAGGCCGAACTGCGCCGCACCATCGACCCATTGGCCCGATTGTTGGCCGCGCGGTTGGAGATCCGGCGCCGACGCGCCCACCGCGGTCCCGTCGACGTGCGGACCACCCTGCGCGCGTCGATGTCGACCGGCGGGGTGCCCATCGAACTGCGCCACCGCAAACCCCGGCCCGGACGGCCCGAACTGATCGTCATCTGCGACGTGTCCGGCTCGGTCGCCGGGTTCTCCCAATTCACCCTCAACCTCGTCTACGCACTGCGCCGGCAGTTCTCGAAGGTCCGGGTGTTCGCCTTCATCGACACCGTCGACGAGGTGACCGACCTGTTCGACCCGCGCAACGACGCCGACGCCGGATTCGGCGGGGACGCCCGGGCGGCGATGCATCGGATGATCTCGACCGCCCGGCTCATCACCCGCGACGGGCACTCCGACTACGGCAACATGCTGCGCGGCTTCGTCGACGAATACGCCGAGACGCTCACCCATCGCGGCGCACTGCTGATCCTCGGCGACGCCCGGACCAACTTCGGCTTCCCCCGCACCGAACTACTCGCCCAGCTCGTCGAACGCGCACGCCACGCCTACTGGCTCAACCCCGAAGCCGGCGCCGAATGGGGCACCGGCGACTCGGCCGCCGACGACTACGCGGAGATCATCGACATGTTCGAATGCCGCAACGCCCGCCAGCTCGCCACCGTCATCGCCGACCTGCTACCGGTATGA